GGTCGATCAAACGTTACTCTCCTGACCACGAGCGAATACGAACGCACCGACAGTTGACACGGATGAGGACTGTCTGCGTGTGCACGGAGCAAAGAGCAACACGGACAACCAAAGGATACTTTGGCCCTAAATCTTAGTATTGCAAATGCGAGTCTCACGAGACTTCAGCATTCTTatggttaccttctagacactgGAATGGCATTTTACCCAAACTACTCTTGCTACTTCTGccatgtctatggcagaaatggtAAGAATGGCATAGTAGTAGGCAGGGACGTAGCTagaggggtgaaaggtggtaatgattctaggggcccacagcaAATTCTAAACTGTGGCCCAAAGCACATTTATGCATGTACACGTTAGAAGATGCTTCACCAATTACTGTGGCGGTGACATACGGTACCACAGCACTCTAGGGGTAAAAGAGTTACCTTCAAAATCTGTGCCATTAAACCGGGTTTATTATTGTTCAGGTAATTTGCTATAAATATATCGACTtcacttgctcagcaatatttgCTCTGCAAAACTCACCACAGAAGCAGaaagttcacactaatgtcctctctagcaccccttgtggcaaagtTGATACTGCACCGCATCAAGTTTTGCGTTGTCTTATGAATTGTGCGGTCTGACACATCttgtaacaataaaaaaaaatgcagggGGCGGGGCATGTGGAGAGTCTGGTTATTTGCAATCCTTTACAAGGCGTTTGTCTTTTTACCCCAGCGTGTTGCAATCCTtcttaaatatacattaaattaGCTCGCTTTTATGCAATTAAAAAAGTCATAGATATTAAAGTATGCatgaattatttaatttgatcaaaaataaagtaaatccatgttgagtaaaaataatattctCATCCAGTCCAGCGGAGGCCATGaccagtattttttttaaagggggagGAGCTACagtttctgattggctgatgacacAGACCTCTATACACATCCTAAACAATGTAAACAACTGTGTCCTGCAACACCCAAACCAACACAGGGTTTCCTTTAAGATAAGGTGCTTCCTCCGCAGCTGAGAAGTACATTTTCAGGCTTTCTGGCCACATAAAGAATTAAAACTTCCACTTTTGACTTAGAAATGATCAATTACTTACTTTGGAGCATTTTCATACAGGAACACAATATGAACTGGAACTTCATTTAGCTAACATGTGTAGCCTCATTATGTGCTTAAAGTTTTAACAGGGACGGATATTCAAGGGAACAAGGACGTTTTAGTATACAAGATGATCCCGGAGTGTCCAGCGCCGTTACAGGCGTTTAAGGTGGACTGAGCACCATGCAAACATGTCTTTATGTGTCTGTTGATGAAAGGGATAGTTTGTTGGATCACACGAAGTCCCTGAAATATCCTGAAGTAGTGAATGTTCCCACACAATCACACTGATGGacgtaaacaaacaaacaaacatgacagAAACACTGAGAGgtgcattttgactgtaaaagtCTATGAGACTGTTTGATCATATCTTTAGTCCTGACACTGTGTGACCCAGAGCACAGCAGCATTGATGGGGCAgttagttagtgtgtgtgtgtgtgtgtgtgtgtgtgtgtgtgtgtgtgtgtcgtctcTCTTAAAGAACAATCCATGTGCCTCTGTCATTGTCAGCTAACACCTGAAGAGATGAACCTGCAATGAAAAACACAAACTTagcaaaaaacaaatatgcatacacacatttatctacctacttattcatgccattatctaatcagccaatcgtgttgcagCAGTGTGTAAAATCCCAAAGACAGGCTagtctagcaccttgcatggcagctgtgccgtcatgtgtgtgtgaatgggtgaatgagtcacattgtaaagcgctttgaataccgccaaGTTTAAAAaggctatataagtgtagaccatttaccatttactaatgtcttggtgccagataccacaggacaccttcaggggtcttgtagagtccatgcctcggcgggtcggcgctgttttggcggcatgtggACCAACCGCATATTAGGCGACCTCATTTacattacacatttggcagatgcttttatccaaagtggcttacagtgcacttattacagggacaatcccccagagcaacctggagttaagtgtcttactcaaggacacaatggtggtggctgtggggtttgaaccagtgccagattaccagttatgtacttagaccactacaccaccaccactcaatcaCTCCACCACGCCTCATCAGTGTATATGCAGTagattgtgtaatttgtaatgtttacattctgcattaatGGCGCTAAACGTGGCAAccctctgtaattgtattttaaaatgacgTCAAACTCGTTTTTTCGGCTTCGCTAGAAGTATATCGTGGCCTTTTGGGTGTGACGATTACAATTAGCTTCATTTGAGAAAGTCAATGGGAGGTTTGAGTGTCGTACACACCTTTGTGCAGAGCTTCATTGGTCATGCGGTTGATGTAGCGCGAGCTGCTCTCTGGGACGAGCCACCTCATGACAGTGTTGACGCAGGACTTCCTGTAAGAGCTCCACACACTTCCACTgagacacaccaaacacacgagAAACAATCGTAAGGAGAATAagagaaacagacaaacagagcaGTGTATTCACGGGCCGTTACCTGGTTTGACCTTTGACCTCGGTGAGGTCACCCACACCGACTGTGCGACACGCTCCTGtgtttaaatcccaactgacctGCAAACTGGAGTGATAGGACTTGGGTCTGGAAAGAGATGGACGATAATACCTCTTAGTATAaaacttattatttatttttgtgtcaaGTTATGATGACTTTCAATACAAGTCTATGGGACGTCCTTTTGATAGGgaagtaaatgtgtgtatgtttgtgtacctGCAGTGTTCATCCTCACAGTTAGAGAAGGCCAGCAGTAAAAGTCCAATGTTTATCACCACTATGTTCGTCTCTGGACAAACCTGTTGTCATAGAAACAAAGAACACATGCATTACCGAATCACATTTACTGTCCAATTCCTACAGGCAAAAATAACAAACTAGAGCAGTTTTTCTATAAACAAATAAGAACCCTTCACCACACCTCGAGGATGACGACATCATAATCACTGAAGGAGCAGAACTGAGAGCCCCAATCAGCATCATTCCTGATGACCTCATTAATCAGATACTCAAAATCCAGCGTCAGCTgctcgacacacacacactgagacagagagaaacaacacaacacacagagaGGATGTTCATTAGCTCATTAAACACTGACAGGTGGTTCAGAACCCTGTATGTGATGTTTGCATTTAacacgcatataaacacacacctgACCACCGTCTTGTCCGGTCACCAGCTGTAAGTTTCGGCCCTTTAGATCGGTCACAGTGAAAGGAAGCTGAACTTTATCATCCTCCTCTCCTACAGAAAAGAGAGATTTTCTATTAAAGTGCAGTCACACGGTAGGAAATGTGCGTTCGGGTCAGAGGTCGCACTACAAAtgggtaggtggcgatatgcatggagAATGTGAAGGTCATGCTGAGGTCGTATGCCATATGGAACCGGAGTCAGCGAGAGATACGGTGCCAGTAGGGCACTTAGTATGCATCTCGGTGCCAGTTGGCTAACAGGCTGGCGCGTATGGTCGTGTAGAGGTATTGTGacatatggggcggctgtggcacaggtggtagagcgggtcggccactaatcacagggttgacggttcgattcccacatgactccacatgccgaagtgtccttgggcaagacactgaaccccaagtttctcccaatggcaggctagcgccttggaTGGCATCTCTGCCgtcatgtgtgtgaatgggtgaacgagtcacagtgtaaagcactttgaataacGGCAAGGTTAAAagagcgctatataagtgcagaccgtttaccaTACAGAACCCTGGCTGCAAGTACTTTGTGAAGGAAGGATGACTGTGCGACAAGGAGAGGCATTGGAGGTGATCTTGTGTCACGCTGCGGGGGGTGGCAGGGAGACGTCACTGACCGCTGCCCCACCACCAGGAGATGTTCCAGGGATTAATGGGGTGAAATATTGAAGATAGGTGGCTCCCGGGTGATGACACCGCAGATGGGCTGAAGGCACTGGTGGAGGTGCGGCAGGCAATAACGCCCGGCAGGTTATTACAGCTACCTGTGCATCTctttaaaacatggattaaaccactggagtcgtatggattacttttatgctgcctttatgtgctttatgagcttcaaagttttcattcatttgcattgtatggacttacaaagCTGAAACGATTCTTCGAGAGAAATATTCGTTTGTGTAGATTTTTCGAAGAACCTAACATCAAGTAATGAGAAGATTAAcattgtttgggtgaactgtttattttttggtttttggTTTATTcgcaatttgtaacgcccaattcccaacgtgcgttttaagtcctcgtggtggcgtagtgactcgcctcagtccgggtggtggaggacgaatctccgttgcctccgtgtctgagaccgtcaacccacgtatcttatcacgtggctttttgagcatgttgccacggagacgtagcatgtgtggaggcttcgcaccatccaccgcggcatccacacacaactcaccacattatagcgaccacgaggaggttaccccatgtgactctaccctccctagcaaccgacctgactggagtcactcagcacaccctggattcaaactcgcgactccaggtgtgatagtcagctgAGCTAACCtgggtgaaccatttctttaatTTTGGAATCATTTTATGTAATATGCAGTTATGTTAACACATCATTCACTTTTTACAATAATACCATTTGTCTGTTCTGACGCTCCGGTCTGCTGTAGTCTGTATCTCAGAGTGGTGTAGTTGACATAAGCTGGCTCAGATGGGGAGGAAGATGATGTTGAAAACTCATGAGCATTAGGAGACAGAGAGGACACAGAGGACGAGGACCCCGGGGACACGACTTCTTTGCATGTCACGCTTTCCTTCGCCTCTGTAGGTGGAGCTAAACTTTGTTTCTGTCCTGAAGAGGAGGTAGAGGGTCCGGGGACCTCCGCGTCTCGGTCTTCCTCTACTTTCTCTCTGACTTTGCACCTGTCATGGTCTCTCTTTTGTCCATAAGCGTCTCCATCTCTTGCTCCGGCCTGAGCTCGGCGGAAAATATCAGCCGCAAACTCTCTGGCTCGCACAGCGGCCTGTGATTGGCCGGGAGAGTGCGAAGAGACATGAGGCTTTATATGCCTGAAGTCGGGTGACCCCTGAGACGAGGctgatgaggatgaggatgaagaTGGAGAGGTAGGTCCAGCAGCagtagaagaagaggaggaggaagaggaagggaCTTCTCTCTTTCTGTACAGAATCTGATTATTCTGACCGTCCTGTTGCCCATTtcctgcagagaaagagagagtgtgaggaagctactttgaaactagttttctagaagaaaaaaaaacattttaattaagaaaTTTAAATTAGGGCTGAGAAATGTAacaattacatatatattttttaaatgtatgcaattaaagGTGCTGGAAGTGATTTTAGGCAGTCTACTTCCACCagactgagctgttggattagccacgccccctctttccaaaacccagaactccaaagataccaaaatgagctttattgagagcagaaacgaaaaacaacagtagtaaaacagcgccctcaactgacaactgttatgaacaacatggcataaaaatacaTTATGCATCAATAATTTGCAGCAAATATAATACTATGAAAATGCGCAAAATCATGATGAAACTGGTGAAAAGCGTCATTTttgttttgagttgtcacagagaccggtgagatgtCTTtagacacttatttcattaatatctttcagggagaaggAAACATTGTTGCATAACTTCCCATGAAATGGCATCACCCAAAAATGCGCAAGCCTCGGTCACACGGCCAGTGACATCGTGCAAGACAGTCAGTgttgagtcgtgagtttgaatccagggcgtgctgagtgactccagtcaggtctcctaagcaaccaaattgtcccagttgctagggagggtagagtcacatggggtaacctcctcgtggtggtgattagtggttctctcaatggggcgtgtggtgagttgtgtgtggatcgtggagagtagcatgagtctccacatgctgtgagtctccgcggtgtcatgcacaatgagtcacgtgatcagaacCGCAGAAATgtcatacttcagctttaacactaCTTCCAACGAGAGGGCATTCTGGGACAGTGTGTTTGATTGTTGTCTTAGCTCGGATTGTTAACAATAAACTGTGACTTTGAGAAAAAAGATTTATTCCATTGTTACTGAAAAAATGATGCTATTTAAAAACCACACTCACTCTACTgaaaatttaaagggacagtacacccaaaaatgtttattatctcattatttattcaccctcatgccatcccagatgtgtgactttctttcttctgctgaacacaaatgaagatttttagtagaatatttcagctctgtaggtccatacaatgcaagtgaatggtgaccagaaagttgaagcttcaaaaagcacataaaggcagcataaaagtaattaatacgactccagtggtttaatccatgtcttcagaagagatatgatagctGTGTGTGAGCAAcggctcaatatttaagtcctattttactataaatctcttctgttttttttaatgattcgCATTCTTTTTGCATATGGCCACTTACTGGGCTGTCCAAATAGGATTTATCTATCCTTTATGCctcccttttttctctttctcctcccTACAAagtaggtgacgatatgcatgaagaatgcgaatcattAAAAAACagaagagatttatagtaaaataggacttaaatattgagccgTTGCTCACACACagctatcatatctcttctgaagacatggattaaaccactggagtcttatgaattacttttatgctacctttatgtgctttttgaagcttcaactttctggtcaccattcacttgcattaaatggaccagcagagctgaaatatgtttctaaaaatcattgtttgtgttcagcagaagaaagcaagtcacacacatctgggatggcatgagagcgagtaaatgatgagaacattttcattttagggtgaactttccctttaagttaGTAGTGACACCACTATTAGTAAGAGTCTCTCCGATGCTGGTCAAGATTCACAAAGGCAAGTGCTAAATCTGGAATACCATACTACTCCTATATAAACACGGCAGAAATAGAAAAAGTAGTATGCTAATATGCTATTCTGAAAAGAGCAAACCACACACAAGGACACAGAGAAAGAAACGGTGTTGTACCTGGACAGAGGGAGATGGCACAGGCCACCAGAGAGTAGCTGGTGTTCAGTAGAATCACCTGGTCTTTCTTCAGCTGCAGTGCGGGCTGGAACGTTGGGAACGGATAAACCACCTGATAGCGAGCATTCAGAACATAACCGTGCTGCAGACACTCCCCTCCTACACACACATGACCAGAAAGAGTGTAGAGACCATAAATGACCTTAAAGCGACAGTTCACCCAGAAAGGACAATCATttcactcaccctcaagttgctccaaacccatgtgactttattTCCTTTGACTGAAAATCTCGATGGCACGTTAAAAAGCATTGCACCAGGTTTGATATCAGTGATGGGACACACACGATACTTTTTAGGTCTTATTTGAAATTAACacaagtctgttcctcacacaaagctatcctatggcttcagaagacttggattatagaGCACAAGTTATGTGGACTGCTTTATGATACTTtcattgtgctttttggagcttcacagtccACGTCACAATATGcgttcattgaatggaaaaaaagcagtatgaacattcttcaaagtatctccttttgagtttggaacaacatgaggatcaggatgagtaaatgatgacagaactttaaaTCGGTCTTTAATGCGTGACCATATTGTGTGTATACCTGTGCGTATGGTAGACACAGAGGAGGTGGGGCAGCACTGTTTGCAGGGTTGTGCTGGAGGCATTGAGGTGATTGTGATGTAAATGTCTCTGTTGTTCTCGTCACTCATCATCATGTTCATCAGGGCTGAACTGGAGCTGCGAGTGCTGAAACGCACACAAACAGAGCTCATGTTTAGACATGTGGACACTTAAATATACAATGTAGAGGAGGGAGAGAGACTCTTACTTGAAGCCAAAGACGACCAGCTTGGAATGATCATTGTGccactcacacacagtcaaatagagATCACTGTAAATATCCTCACCTGCAAACAATCGCACATGATGCACCTGCACAGAGAGACACACGTGATGATCTCCTCCTCTTACATAAAGGCCCCTAAGGAGGCTCTTGCTGTTTTAAAGTCTAAAGAGTGTAAAGTTGCACTTCCCAGTGGCTGATTGCTCCATGCAGAATCAAACATAAAGAGAGAAGTTGAGCACTGCTCTGACAGACTCAGTGTTTAACTGGTACCTGTTTGAGGCGGCTGTGCAGGTTAAACTCCCACCAGTACAGGTGATACGTGTAGAAGGAGAAATCGTCATCTTCTCCACAGTCACTTGTGTAAGACAGCACGTAACGACCGCACTTAGTGAAGCCCAGGAAGATGTGCCTGTGACAGCAGAGAAACCTTTAAACATTGACTGAAGGAAGTTTCAATTACACTCCACACGCTGGAATTCGACATAAACGACACCAGAATGAAAGTACGCACTATTTATTGCAGCTTTAGTGCACATTTTTGCAATCAGGTGTTACCTAAATGACAAAGGCAATGAGTTGAGAAAGAACGCAGTATGAAACAATAGATAAACAACAGTTGTAtgctacatgttaaaacaggAGTCCATATTTGTTTTACTAAGTAGGCTAGTTCAGGTACACTGGTACCATCACCGtttattttacaattgttttagGGATGCATACATGTATCGGCCAATTTAAAACCATCAGCAAACGGGTCAGAAGTGCTCTTTGGCATAATTCAGGCATGcggcaatgtttttgttggaaagcagcggcttccttcatggtgtcctgccatggacaccacacctgtttaatgttttctgtatattagactcatgaacagagatgttcaccagttccaatgattccttcaagtctttatctgtcactctaggggtCTTCTatacctcattgatcattctgctgtgttccctttgagtcatctaggctggacggccacttctagtgagagtacctatagtactaaatcatcccgatttatagacagtttgtctaactgtgcacagatgaatatctaacggccacttctagtgagagtacctatagtactaaatcatctccatttatagagaatttgagtgtttgtgtgtgtatgtgtatgtgtaataaCATATTTTGTAGCTGTATTATTTATGCTATTCTAAACACGGAGTATGTCTCAGTGTCTTATGAAAGCGAGTTTTACATTTTaaccaaaatttaaaaaaaacaacaacaatcattttgattaaactaGCCAAGACCATTTAATACTGATTCTCCATGTGACAATGTGAATGTGTATGGTGACAATGGAGGGGACAGACCACATCTTCTCACCCTGCTCTGAGGAACTCCTCACTGACGATGGTTTTCAGAGGGACACACACACGAGGAGGAAGTTTCCGGAAGAACCGCTGAGAGAGCTGTCCATTCAGCTGACGGagagaaaacattttaatatagatAAAGACTAAAGCAACAGAAGCAAATATGTTAAGGGAAATCTCAGTCATGTTAGCAGTGATACAAAGCTGGTTTGTCAATCACAGCAGACAAACAATTGCAATTGCTACAGGAACTTGTACATTAGAACATTTATTTGGATGAGTGTCAAACACTTGCTTCACATCTAGTCAATCAAATCTTGTACTGTGCTATACATGTAGAAAACATAAGTGtaaaacattcattcattaagTCTCAGTAGCAAGATCTGTAAGAGTTATCACTGAAGCCTCACTGTTTATTAAATACAAGGCCACAATGTATCACTGTTGAATGTCATGGACAAACATGAGTAAGCACATCATGAAGACAATCATAAACAGCATCGCAGCTGATGAATACTTAGACATTTATATTGAGAGAAACTCTAAGGGGCACATTGCGTTTAATGAGGCTACAGCTAAACATGCTAATAACACACTCATTATTATCAACATTACGCATCGAAGAAGTAACATTTCACGCAAAGAAAAACACTGTTTTGTTCACGTCCTCTCAGTCTCCCTACCCGTCCACGCGTTAGAAGTTTGATAATGTGATCTTTGTGTTTTCtctgatgtttttgtttgttgtcaTCTTTCTCAGATTTTGAGCTGGGCGCCATATTGGACTTTTGCCGACTCCTTCGATTTGCCCTCAGTCCCGCCCACTCAGCACATCGATTGGTTCAGTGACCCCTGTTGAGTGCATTGATTGGTTGATttagctgtcaatcaaacatatgGGTGGGTGTTGTGCCCTTTTTTACGCGTTTCATTGGATGTCCCTATTGAACGCTAAATATGATTTATCAAATCAAACAGTCTCAGTGTGATCAAACaattatgttatttattaattttaaaataaaacaaaaatattataagtAGTTTCACATTAGCAGTCAGCTGATCACTTAAAGGAAATTGTCAAGTCCTGAATTAATGTTATACTACAGTGAATGTAAAGTTTAACTGATGTATAATATAGTTTTCTTTATTATTGTGTTGTCTTTTTGTAATATTGACACAGCTACAGGGGTTTATTGGTGTAATGTGTTGAGTGTAAtgcattaaaaagtaattaaattactttttcgtTGAAAAAGTAAAGCAAGGGATTACTCTTAAaatttcagtcatttaaatacagttacttctgatgtaattgtgttaaatactgtatagactatagaaaaATTCTATATTAAACAATAGTGAATATAAAATCGAAATGTAATGTCTTATCTTAAAATGTATGTtctctaatttaacgctgccccatTAAAATCTTTGGCCGGTTCTTTGGTGTTTTTGTCAGACTTATCTCTTCCCTTTTTCCAGATTGAATTTTAATCGGTAATATTGCAAGACTGTACGCTTTAAAGAGTATACATCCAAACGTACACATGTAGCGTCCCAAACCCATGTTAAGAAGATGCATTTTATGAGGCTTTATTTACAGGAATattgtaatttatatattatcAATATTATAAGATATTCAATAATACTAAAGTTGATTGCAATGTAATTACTATTATAAATCAAATTTGCATTCAACACACCAGTGCCAATTTCAGTGAACGCATGGGCGGAGCAGCGCATGTATGCACCTCCTCCCTAATTATAAATCCAAAAGGGGCGGGGTTTAAAACCGACTGACAGGAATCATGGCGTCGTTGCTGGGTCGTCTCTCTCTGGCTGTTTTCATTAGAAATACAGCTACATTGGGTCGCAACGCTGGACCAAAGTCTGTGAATGCGACAGGGGCGACTCTCAGCCGAACCGTCGTGTCATCCACATCGGGGGCCATTCTTCCCAAACCGGACAAGGTGCGTTTATATTTCTAAACATTGCCGCTGGCCGCTTCAGGGACGCTTTAACCGGGGTTCTCGCGAGCCAATGAAAATGAAGAAAAGCTTGACTGACATGTCCGATGACCAATCATATTGTTGGATCTACACACATTTTTTATAAACTAAGCATTTCGTGTACGGCTGTTTCTATTATTA
This DNA window, taken from Xyrauchen texanus isolate HMW12.3.18 chromosome 5, RBS_HiC_50CHRs, whole genome shotgun sequence, encodes the following:
- the LOC127643876 gene encoding essential MCU regulator, mitochondrial-like — protein: MASLLGRLSLAVFIRNTATLGRNAGPKSVNATGATLSRTVVSSTSGAILPKPDKVPFGLIRMTVVVVPFLYVGTWISKYFAALLEEHEIFVPDDDDDDD
- the LOC127643862 gene encoding DDB1- and CUL4-associated factor 15-like — encoded protein: MAPSSKSEKDDNKQKHQRKHKDHIIKLLTRGRLNGQLSQRFFRKLPPRVCVPLKTIVSEEFLRAGHIFLGFTKCGRYVLSYTSDCGEDDDFSFYTYHLYWWEFNLHSRLKQVHHVRLFAGEDIYSDLYLTVCEWHNDHSKLVVFGFNTRSSSSALMNMMMSDENNRDIYITITSMPPAQPCKQCCPTSSVSTIRTGGECLQHGYVLNARYQVVYPFPTFQPALQLKKDQVILLNTSYSLVACAISLCPGNGQQDGQNNQILYRKREVPSSSSSSSSTAAGPTSPSSSSSSSASSQGSPDFRHIKPHVSSHSPGQSQAAVRAREFAADIFRRAQAGARDGDAYGQKRDHDRCKVREKVEEDRDAEVPGPSTSSSGQKQSLAPPTEAKESVTCKEVVSPGSSSSVSSLSPNAHEFSTSSSSPSEPAYVNYTTLRYRLQQTGASEQTNGEEDDKVQLPFTVTDLKGRNLQLVTGQDGGQCVCVEQLTLDFEYLINEVIRNDADWGSQFCSFSDYDVVILEVCPETNIVVINIGLLLLAFSNCEDEHCRPKSYHSSLQVSWDLNTGACRTVGVGDLTEVKGQTSGSVWSSYRKSCVNTVMRWLVPESSSRYINRMTNEALHKGSSLQVLADNDRGTWIVL